The Vibrio tritonius genomic sequence CCACATACCACTTAACCTAAGGATTATTTACTGCTGCCAGTGTATCGAACATTCGCAGCGGACCAAATATTTCTGGCTTTAAAATCAGTGCTATATCACCCACATCAGCTTATGAAATACAATTTCTGTAGTTTACAGTGTAAATTGCATTAATCCGGAGAAAAACAGTAATCAATTTACACTGTAAATCAAATGCGTTACTAAACTACCAATCAACTTTACACTGTAAATCGCTCAACAACACCTGAAACGATTCGCGCATTTTACTCTCCACTTGTTTTCGGCCGGAAAGAGAAAAACTTGAAGCGCAATGAGACCATGTCCATTTTTGCAGTACTTTACAAACGAGCAAACGCGAAACCCGCTCCCACTCTTTTCCCTTTAAGTTAACCAACAGTTGAGCCATAGCAAAAGCACAGCTCTCATAATTACTGCCACCCAACACGTAACGCTCAATCAACCTAACGTGCTCTTGGTTAAAACCGCTAATATTGACTTTATGGCTCATAAACCAACGAACTATCTCTGGGTCTAAATATTGAAAACTATCATTCAACTCAAATTGAAGATGTTGATAAAACAAAGTCTGAGCTTGCTCGACCCAATCCACACTGACACTCTTGACCATCAATAAAGAATGACAACCACTGGCTTGATCTCGTTTGGTGCCAAGGCGGATCGGTTCAAAACCGTTCAAAGACCAAAACTTTAACAAAGGCTCCGTGACACCAAAACTGGTGGTAACAAAGTCGACCTTAACTGACTGACAAAATTTGGTAATAAGTTGCGAACCGATACCATGACTTTGCACACTAGGGTGAACGGCTATACGCATGATTCGATAACTGGTTTGTAGAGCAGCTAGCGTAATTCCAACTTGGTTCGCAATTGAAACTGCAGCTAAGTGCCCTTTAGGACGCCGTTTACCTTGGCAAATCTGTTCAACGGTTTTGTTATCCAACCCACCCTCTTTTACTGCCATCAAACATCCGACGATAGTATCAGCTTGCATTGCAATCCAAACCACTGTATTCGAATCGGCTAAGAGCTGAAATAGATCGTTTGGCGATGTCTGGTAATGCGCATTTACCAAAATAGAAAATACATTCTGTAACGTCTCAGGCGAGGTTAACAAACTGTGTTTATCAAGCGGAAGATAACGCAACTCACTATCGTCTAACTCAATAGGCTTTAAGTCGTAGTCCAACAAAAACGTCTGCTTTTGCCAAGCTTCGAGAAAATCGTTGTTTGCCCAACGTATAGGTCGATCTATGTGAAACGCTCTGTAGCTAGGTCTATGTTGAGCAAGCCAAGATTGAAACTTTAAGGTAAAGCCTCTACCGCATCCTTCATAGCCATTAATCGTCGACGAAAAAACCATACGATGATAATGCTCGACAAACGCCTGCAAAATGGGTATCGGTAACGCGGCAGCTTCATCAACAATCAACAAATCGCATTCTGGCTTATCAAGTAAAATATGGTCTGGAGCCATAAAGCGCAAAGAAGACTCTCCAAATGTCACAATATCTTTACTGCGCGTGGCAGATGGCAGCGCTGATAATAAATGTTTATAAAGAGGTTGAACCGCTTTAGAAGATGGAGCGGTAACAATAATGTGAATCTGACGCTCTTGCATCAACTGAGCACTAGCAATACCTAATGCACTGGTTTTTCCTCGACCGCGGTCTGCTGTCAAAATTAACGGCCGCTTACGATGCCCAGAAATGACCTTCTTGATGAGAGAAATAGCCTGATGTTGCTGTTCGAAACGCACATCATAATCGAACTTGTTCAGTTCTGGCAGAGCGGACTGTCTTGATTCCCCGACGTAAAGCAGAGCCTTTAATTGATTCGAAAGCCATTTGTCGCCTGAGTGATTCATCGCTAGTCTGTCAACAAACAGAAGCAACCCTCCACCACATAGCGTTCCTAGGGCTGCACTAAAACTATTAGCATCCCAAGGAGCACTCAGATTCCAAATCAATAGCTGACACTCTCTACCTAATAATTGCTGTCCTTGGTGAGATTCAAGCTGAAGAACACGAGACTCATCAAATGAAGTGCCAAGAGCAAAAACATGTTGCTCCCCTATCACCTCTGAAAATTGAAGACAAAGTGCCTTCGCACTTTCAAGATCATGCTCAAGCACGACACCAAAACGACCATTATTTTGTTTAGCAATGTCGCGAAGATTTTTTAAATAGGATAAGGAACTGTTCATGTCACTCAATCTTGATTCGAATTAGGTATACCCAAGTAACCTCAAGATGCGGTTTCAGCGAGAATGTATTCGCTCATAGGCAAGGCACCGATTTGAATACATAGTTATATTTAAATACCTAGTTATTCTACGTAGAAAATCGGTAACGCAGCATAGGAGCGAATACAACTCGCCCGTTGGGAGCTCATCAACAAGCCCATTTCTGCGCCCAATGACGTTGAAAGGGAATGACCATTCCTTCCGTCATTGAGCTTGACCTGTGCTCGTTGATAAAGCTCTGAAGTCTGCATCTTGAGGTCATTTGGGTATAAATATTATCACAGCAGAGAAAGCGTACTCCACTTCGTCGCAAATGACATATACGAATAGCGTAATTCCAACTTGCAATACGTTTTCCTTCTCCATTTAGAGGAGAATAAATTTGTCTACACGACAAATTTATTTTGCTTTATTAGATAGACAAGTTGCCTAATCATCGCCCTGATAACCAGTATCGTGCTGGTCACTTAAGGATAAAAAATGCAATGAAACTTTTTTTTAAAGGATGCCTGATCGCCAGCGTGGGACTATTAAGTACAACAGCCTTTGCCAAAGAAACACTGAATGTGTATGCATGGGGTGGCTATCTACCTGAAACATCTCTCGCGCAATTTGAGAAACAACAAAATGTCACCATCAACTACACGACTTTTGAAAACAATGAGTCGATGTATACCAAGCTAAAAATGCTTAAAGGTACAGGATATGATGTTGTATTTGCGTCGGCATACTTTATTGAAAAAATGGCTCGTGAAGGTTTACTTGCCGAAATAGACCATGCACAAGTGCCGAACATGCAAGACACTATGCCTGGATTACTTGGCCTACCTCATGACCCAAAAAACAAATATTCATTGCCTTACATCTGGGGTATTACCGGTCTGTACTACAACAAAACTCTCGTACCTGAAGGTATTACTTCTTGGTCTGATTTGTGGAAGCCGCAATATGCTCAGCAAGTGATGCTCATTGATGATATGCGTGACGTATTTGGCATGGCGTTGAAAATGAATGGCCATAGCATCAACAGCACCGATAGAGACGAAATCAAGCAAGCCTACGAATCGTTAGTTACATTGAAAAAAAATGTACTACTGTACAACTCAGATGCACCACACGTTCCTTATATCTCTGGAGAAGTATCTCTAGGAATGCAATGGAATGGTAACGGATATCAGGGCCAACAAGAGTTACCTGACCTGACTTTTGTGATGCCAAAAGAAGGTGCCGTGATGTGGATGGACAACTTTATTATTCCATCAGGAACGGAGCATAAAGCGCTCGCAGAGAAGTTCATCAACTTTATGTATGAACCAAAGAACCAAGCAGAGATCGTAAATAATCTTGGTTATTCTTCAGCAACAAACGCAGGCCGAGCATTACTTCCTGAATCAATCCGTGACAACAAAACAATATTTCCTAGTGAAGACGACATGAAAAAAGGCGAATTCACTAACGATGTTGGGCCAAAAGCCTTAGCAATTTATGAAGAGTACTGGCAAAAACTTCGTAACTAAGTTTGAATATCAACGATTCGACTGTCCAAAAATAGAAAAAGGCCCGCAGTTAATTGCGGGCCTTTTTAATTTTGCAACCTCTGCTTTTTGACTCAACACGACCTGTTAGAGCCTAAAACAGAGTAAAAGATGACAGCTCTTCTACTGCAGTTTTGTCGCAACGAAATCTAAAATTTCTTGCATCAAAGCGTCGTCGACCTTTTTCAGGTTTAAGGACAAATTACTGCCTTTTCGGGAATAATTGGCTCGACCTTTCACCAATTCAATT encodes the following:
- a CDS encoding GNAT family N-acetyltransferase, with the protein product MNSSLSYLKNLRDIAKQNNGRFGVVLEHDLESAKALCLQFSEVIGEQHVFALGTSFDESRVLQLESHQGQQLLGRECQLLIWNLSAPWDANSFSAALGTLCGGGLLLFVDRLAMNHSGDKWLSNQLKALLYVGESRQSALPELNKFDYDVRFEQQHQAISLIKKVISGHRKRPLILTADRGRGKTSALGIASAQLMQERQIHIIVTAPSSKAVQPLYKHLLSALPSATRSKDIVTFGESSLRFMAPDHILLDKPECDLLIVDEAAALPIPILQAFVEHYHRMVFSSTINGYEGCGRGFTLKFQSWLAQHRPSYRAFHIDRPIRWANNDFLEAWQKQTFLLDYDLKPIELDDSELRYLPLDKHSLLTSPETLQNVFSILVNAHYQTSPNDLFQLLADSNTVVWIAMQADTIVGCLMAVKEGGLDNKTVEQICQGKRRPKGHLAAVSIANQVGITLAALQTSYRIMRIAVHPSVQSHGIGSQLITKFCQSVKVDFVTTSFGVTEPLLKFWSLNGFEPIRLGTKRDQASGCHSLLMVKSVSVDWVEQAQTLFYQHLQFELNDSFQYLDPEIVRWFMSHKVNISGFNQEHVRLIERYVLGGSNYESCAFAMAQLLVNLKGKEWERVSRLLVCKVLQKWTWSHCASSFSLSGRKQVESKMRESFQVLLSDLQCKVDW
- a CDS encoding ABC transporter substrate-binding protein encodes the protein MKLFFKGCLIASVGLLSTTAFAKETLNVYAWGGYLPETSLAQFEKQQNVTINYTTFENNESMYTKLKMLKGTGYDVVFASAYFIEKMAREGLLAEIDHAQVPNMQDTMPGLLGLPHDPKNKYSLPYIWGITGLYYNKTLVPEGITSWSDLWKPQYAQQVMLIDDMRDVFGMALKMNGHSINSTDRDEIKQAYESLVTLKKNVLLYNSDAPHVPYISGEVSLGMQWNGNGYQGQQELPDLTFVMPKEGAVMWMDNFIIPSGTEHKALAEKFINFMYEPKNQAEIVNNLGYSSATNAGRALLPESIRDNKTIFPSEDDMKKGEFTNDVGPKALAIYEEYWQKLRN